Proteins encoded in a region of the Bacteroidota bacterium genome:
- a CDS encoding FAD:protein FMN transferase: MDSKKKINIFNRRDFLKLSGILIAGKLILPSKIFSAIKQPSKVLRSTFTMGSIVTVEAHCDDKVLCNLAINEAFNEMKTIDKLMSVFDDSSQVSLINNFANSEAVKVDSRIIELIKYAQDISQRTDGNFDITVEPLMQLYGFRSDDEINEIPSDKKLNEVLSAVGMENIVINENESSVFLNNSKTKIDFGGVAVGYAMDRAVSILKSYGIESAFINHSGDIFAIGSPPEEAAWKIGVIDPTKQNDIVTTINLKDEALATSGNYSNFVKIDSRRVGHILNPKKGMLDENFLNFSITAPKTIEADALTTGLFVFDIEKANSFFKLNENLKYIAVLRDCNIVKNY; this comes from the coding sequence ATGGATTCCAAAAAGAAAATAAATATTTTTAACAGACGGGATTTTCTGAAGTTAAGCGGGATTCTTATAGCGGGAAAATTAATCCTTCCTTCTAAAATATTTTCCGCAATAAAACAGCCATCGAAGGTTTTACGGTCAACATTCACAATGGGTAGCATTGTAACAGTGGAAGCACACTGCGACGATAAAGTTTTGTGTAACCTTGCAATCAACGAAGCTTTCAACGAAATGAAAACCATCGATAAATTGATGAGTGTGTTTGATGATTCAAGTCAAGTTTCGCTCATTAATAATTTCGCTAACAGTGAAGCTGTTAAGGTTGATTCACGAATTATCGAGTTAATAAAGTATGCACAAGATATTTCACAACGAACAGATGGAAATTTTGATATAACTGTTGAACCGTTGATGCAACTTTACGGCTTTAGAAGCGATGATGAGATAAATGAGATACCTTCAGATAAAAAGTTGAATGAAGTCCTTTCCGCTGTTGGAATGGAAAACATTGTGATTAATGAAAATGAATCATCTGTATTCCTAAACAATTCCAAAACTAAAATTGATTTCGGCGGCGTAGCAGTGGGTTATGCAATGGATAGAGCGGTTTCTATTTTAAAATCTTACGGTATCGAGTCAGCATTCATCAACCACAGCGGCGATATTTTCGCAATCGGTTCTCCTCCGGAAGAAGCAGCCTGGAAAATTGGTGTCATTGACCCAACTAAACAAAACGATATAGTTACTACTATTAATCTAAAAGATGAAGCTCTTGCAACATCGGGCAACTACAGTAACTTCGTAAAAATAGATAGTAGAAGGGTTGGTCACATATTAAATCCTAAAAAAGGTATGCTTGATGAAAATTTTTTAAATTTTTCTATAACTGCCCCAAAAACTATTGAAGCCGATGCTCTTACTACAGGACTTTTTGTTTTTGATATTGAAAAAGCCAATTCTTTTTTTAAGTTGAACGAAAATCTGAAATACATTGCGGTTTTGAGGGATTGTAATATCGTAAAGAATTATTAA
- a CDS encoding metal-sulfur cluster assembly factor produces MSEDKASIITEEEVYEALRECYDPEIPVNVVDLGLIYDVKIIDDWVGIKMTLTAPGCPAHTWISQNIRNRILQMPGIKDADVRIVWEPLWNPSLMSEDDKKILGMP; encoded by the coding sequence ATGAGCGAAGATAAAGCATCAATCATTACAGAAGAAGAAGTTTACGAAGCACTCAGAGAGTGCTACGATCCGGAAATACCAGTGAACGTAGTTGACTTAGGCTTGATCTACGATGTGAAAATAATAGATGATTGGGTTGGTATTAAAATGACGTTGACTGCACCGGGATGTCCTGCCCACACATGGATTTCTCAAAACATCCGCAACCGGATATTGCAAATGCCTGGAATTAAAGACGCCGATGTCAGGATTGTTTGGGAACCTTTATGGAACCCCAGCTTAATGTCGGAAGATGATAAGAAAATTTTAGGAATGCCTTAA
- a CDS encoding IS1634 family transposase, whose amino-acid sequence MFVRKKKNKSGKISIQIIDKSSGKYKVIKTIGNSDDSTIVDELYQQAKQEIKTLHGQQQFNFEINKEKELVDIFFNSVEEFKLIGPELLLGKIFDQIGLNKLQDELFRHLVITRLVYPVSKLKTVDYLYKYKGISINIDKVYRYLDKLQQQQMKLVQGGATIVFYDVTTLYFEAEEEDELRKMGFSKDGKHQQPQIVLGLLVNVTGFPLGYEIFEGNKFEGHTMLSVVETFKKKYKIEQLVVVADAGLMLNQNIKELIEKKYEFIVGARIKSESESLKTQLLSLRLNDGQSAILQKQEGQKMIISYSAQRAKKDEYNRKRGLKKLEKSLSAEKLTKKHITHKGYNKYLKLDGEVIAQYKQLWQVEKTFRISKTDLRIRPVFHYLKRRIEAHVCIICSMCCLQRTGTTT is encoded by the coding sequence ATGTTTGTACGGAAAAAGAAAAATAAAAGCGGTAAAATCAGTATTCAAATCATTGACAAAAGTTCAGGTAAATACAAAGTTATCAAAACTATCGGCAACTCTGATGATAGCACTATAGTTGACGAGCTTTATCAACAAGCCAAGCAAGAGATAAAAACACTTCACGGACAACAGCAATTCAATTTTGAAATCAATAAAGAAAAAGAATTAGTAGATATATTTTTCAATTCGGTAGAAGAATTCAAATTAATAGGTCCCGAACTATTATTGGGTAAAATATTTGATCAAATTGGATTAAATAAATTACAAGATGAGTTGTTCCGACATTTGGTGATCACCCGTTTAGTATACCCTGTAAGCAAACTAAAAACAGTTGATTATCTTTATAAGTACAAAGGAATCAGTATTAATATTGATAAAGTGTATCGTTACTTAGATAAGCTACAACAGCAACAAATGAAGCTTGTGCAAGGTGGCGCAACTATTGTCTTCTATGATGTTACCACATTATATTTTGAAGCAGAAGAGGAAGACGAACTGCGTAAGATGGGATTTAGCAAAGATGGTAAACATCAACAACCTCAAATCGTACTTGGTTTGTTGGTAAATGTTACTGGGTTCCCTCTGGGGTATGAAATTTTTGAAGGGAATAAATTTGAGGGGCATACGATGCTTTCTGTTGTTGAAACATTCAAGAAAAAATATAAGATAGAACAATTAGTCGTAGTAGCTGATGCGGGATTGATGTTAAACCAAAACATAAAAGAACTAATTGAAAAGAAATATGAATTTATTGTTGGAGCGCGAATAAAGAGCGAATCTGAATCACTAAAAACACAATTACTATCGTTAAGATTAAACGATGGTCAAAGCGCTATTTTACAGAAGCAAGAGGGACAAAAAATGATCATCAGTTATTCTGCACAAAGAGCGAAAAAAGATGAGTATAACAGAAAACGTGGATTAAAGAAACTTGAAAAATCACTATCAGCAGAAAAACTCACAAAAAAACATATAACCCATAAAGGGTACAACAAATACTTAAAATTAGACGGAGAAGTAATAGCACAATACAAACAGCTATGGCAGGTTGAAAAAACATTCCGCATATCCAAAACAGATTTACGCATACGTCCGGTCTTCCATTACTTAAAACGCAGAATAGAAGCACACGTTTGTATCATTTGCAGCATGTGTTGTTTACAAAGAACTGGAACGACAACTTAA
- a CDS encoding metal-sulfur cluster assembly factor yields the protein MGEDKASIVTEEEVYEALRECYDPEIPVNVVDLGLIYDVKIIDDWVGVKMTLTAPGCPAHTWISQNIRNRILQMPGIKDANVRIVWEPLWNPSLMSEDAKKILGMP from the coding sequence ATGGGCGAAGATAAAGCATCAATCGTTACAGAAGAAGAAGTTTACGAAGCACTCAGAGAGTGCTACGATCCGGAAATTCCTGTAAACGTAGTTGACTTAGGGTTGATTTACGATGTGAAAATAATTGATGATTGGGTTGGGGTGAAGATGACGTTAACAGCGCCTGGATGTCCTGCACACACATGGATATCTCAAAACATCCGCAACCGGATATTGCAAATGCCCGGCATCAAAGACGCCAATGTGAGGATTGTTTGGGAACCGTTATGGAATCCCAGCTTAATGTCGGAAGATGCTAAGAAAATTTTAGGAATGCCTTAA